In Streptomyces sp. NBC_01717, one DNA window encodes the following:
- a CDS encoding DUF2264 domain-containing protein, whose protein sequence is MTSPLELPSDDRDLSPHTGYTRAHWEAAADGLLRAAWQWSTPGRALLDLPGRPSGSGVRSDGLEGYARTFLAAAFRVAGADGKDPHGWLDRYADGLAAGTRTPGRDDLESWPWILDHHVQGQPMVESASVAIGLRLTRPWLWDRLDPGVQDRAEEWLRGALRHTPAPNNWYLFPYSVAAFLESVGRGDAETTRAKERALDLLEGWYRGQGWYADGDGAAFDHYNGWALHLYPVLDAHLSGDPELSAHYGSRLREHLDSFSLLFGGDGAPIHFGRSLTYRFAAGSAVALGAVTGHTPLSPGASRRVISGSLRYFLDRGATGTDGLLSLGWHGPHEATLQHYSGPASPYWASKAFVSLLASESHPLWTATEEPAPSEGPDRVLALPAPGLLIQSTRADGIVRLHNHGSDHVRPHEGESGVQDDPLYSRQSYSTVTGPTSKVNAADNHLAVVVAGARSGRRSIRALGAGQGDGWGWAASWHRPVFTSGAPMVPGLRVESVTVVRGRYELRAHRVLGAPAGARVEQTGWATGPDDAVRSALHGLHGWETSDEVRAPQGTAYTRWAVVPRLGADAEGTVLLVSLSSLTAEPDATALAAAVSAVNVDGDTVEVGWAEDGATTRIDFEPLKVEHR, encoded by the coding sequence CCGGGGTGCGCTCGGACGGCCTGGAGGGCTACGCCCGTACGTTCCTCGCGGCGGCGTTCCGGGTCGCGGGCGCGGACGGGAAGGATCCGCACGGCTGGCTCGACCGGTACGCGGACGGACTCGCCGCCGGTACCCGGACGCCCGGCCGGGACGATCTGGAGTCCTGGCCGTGGATCCTCGACCACCATGTCCAGGGCCAGCCCATGGTCGAATCCGCCTCGGTCGCCATCGGGCTGCGGCTGACCCGCCCCTGGCTGTGGGACCGGCTCGACCCCGGCGTCCAGGACCGGGCCGAGGAGTGGCTGCGCGGTGCGCTGCGGCACACCCCCGCACCCAACAACTGGTACCTGTTCCCCTACTCCGTGGCCGCGTTCCTGGAGTCGGTCGGCCGCGGCGACGCGGAGACGACCCGGGCGAAGGAGCGGGCGCTCGACCTGCTGGAGGGCTGGTACCGAGGACAGGGCTGGTACGCGGACGGCGACGGCGCCGCCTTCGACCACTACAACGGCTGGGCGCTACACCTGTACCCGGTACTGGACGCGCATCTGTCGGGCGACCCCGAGCTGTCCGCGCACTACGGCTCCCGGTTGCGCGAACACCTGGACAGTTTCTCGCTGCTGTTCGGCGGCGACGGCGCGCCGATCCATTTCGGCCGCTCGCTGACCTACCGCTTCGCGGCCGGTTCGGCGGTCGCACTGGGCGCCGTCACCGGGCACACCCCGCTCTCCCCCGGCGCCTCGCGGCGGGTGATCAGCGGATCGCTGCGCTACTTCCTGGACCGCGGTGCGACGGGCACGGACGGGCTGCTGAGCCTGGGCTGGCACGGCCCGCACGAGGCGACGCTGCAGCACTACTCCGGCCCCGCGTCCCCGTACTGGGCGTCCAAGGCGTTCGTCTCGCTGCTGGCCTCGGAGAGCCATCCGCTGTGGACCGCGACGGAGGAACCCGCGCCCAGTGAGGGCCCCGACCGGGTGCTGGCGCTGCCCGCGCCCGGTCTGCTGATCCAGTCCACCCGGGCGGACGGCATCGTACGGCTGCACAACCACGGCAGTGACCATGTCCGGCCGCACGAGGGCGAGTCGGGCGTGCAGGACGATCCGCTGTACAGCCGCCAGTCGTACTCCACGGTGACCGGCCCCACGTCGAAGGTGAACGCGGCGGACAACCATCTGGCCGTGGTCGTCGCGGGGGCGCGCAGCGGCCGCCGCAGCATCCGCGCGCTGGGCGCCGGACAGGGTGACGGCTGGGGCTGGGCCGCGTCCTGGCACCGTCCGGTCTTCACGTCGGGTGCGCCGATGGTGCCGGGGCTGCGGGTCGAGAGCGTCACGGTGGTCCGCGGGAGGTACGAGCTGCGGGCGCACCGGGTGCTGGGCGCGCCGGCCGGGGCACGGGTCGAGCAGACGGGCTGGGCGACCGGCCCGGACGACGCCGTACGGTCCGCGCTGCACGGACTGCACGGCTGGGAGACTTCGGACGAGGTACGGGCCCCGCAGGGCACGGCGTACACCCGCTGGGCGGTGGTGCCCCGGCTGGGCGCGGACGCGGAGGGGACAGTCCTGCTGGTGTCCCTGTCGTCCCTGACGGCGGAGCCGGACGCCACGGCGCTCGCGGCGGCGGTGAGCGCGGTGAACGTGGACGGTGACACGGTCGAGGTCGGCTGGGCGGAGGACGGGGCGACGACCCGGATCGACTTCGAACCGCTGAAGGTCGAGCACCGCTGA
- a CDS encoding LutC/YkgG family protein, with protein MTTARETVLGRIRDALALAPTPDTAVPRDYRTGRTLPDDERLALFTDRLVDYKAQVHACTGDRTAEVIAQVLRERGVRKVGIPAGLDERWLEAYDGEVQQDCADIPAPRLDVLDGVVTGSAVGCAETGTIFLDGSPDQGRRALSLVPDLHVCVVDLSAVEVGVPEAVGRLVPERPTTLISGPSATSDIELERVEGVHGPRSLVVVIRIDA; from the coding sequence GTGACGACCGCTCGCGAAACGGTGCTCGGCCGGATCCGGGACGCCCTGGCTCTCGCACCTACCCCCGACACTGCCGTCCCGCGCGACTACCGGACCGGCCGCACGCTCCCCGACGACGAGCGCCTCGCGCTCTTCACCGACCGGCTCGTCGACTACAAGGCACAGGTGCACGCCTGCACCGGCGACCGCACCGCCGAAGTGATCGCGCAGGTCCTGCGGGAGCGTGGTGTCCGGAAGGTCGGGATTCCCGCAGGACTCGACGAGCGGTGGCTCGAGGCGTACGACGGGGAGGTCCAGCAGGACTGCGCCGACATTCCGGCGCCCCGGCTCGATGTGCTGGACGGTGTCGTCACCGGGTCGGCCGTCGGCTGCGCCGAGACCGGCACGATCTTCCTCGACGGCTCGCCCGACCAGGGGCGACGGGCGCTGTCGCTCGTCCCGGACCTGCACGTGTGCGTGGTGGATCTGTCGGCCGTCGAGGTGGGGGTGCCGGAGGCGGTGGGCCGGCTGGTGCCGGAGCGGCCGACGACGCTGATCAGCGGGCCGTCGGCCACCTCGGACATCGAGCTGGAGCGGGTCGAGGGCGTACACGGCCCGCGGTCGCTGGTGGTCGTGATCCGCATCGACGCGTAG
- a CDS encoding LutB/LldF family L-lactate oxidation iron-sulfur protein, translating to MSSTFLGMPAAPPRSPYGTGNLRGDRKFPAAAHDELGNEQLRRNLGKATRTIRAKRLNVTAELPDWEQLRDAGSAIKTDTMNRLPELLEQLERKVTERGGTVHWARDGVEANEIVARLVRATGSKEVIKVKSMATQEIGLNEHLESIGITPYETDLAELIVQLAHDKPSHILVPAIHRNRDEIRQIFLKEIPGVDPRLDNVPAHLAAAARAYLREKFMTTKVAVSGANFGIAETGTLSVVESEGNGRMCLTLPDTLITVMGIEKVLPRYQDLEVFLQLLPRSSTGERMNPYTSMWTGVTPGDGPQDFHLVLLDNGRTAALADRIGREALNCIRCSACLNVCPVYERAGGHAYGSTYPGPIGAVLTPQLAGMHAAKDDPNSSLPYASSLCGACFDACPVKIDIPSLLVELRHQHTEQSGTTAEKLAMKAAAGVMRRPKLFTAAQKAAGLGRVLAGRDGKISHLPPPFNGWSDSRDTAAPPKQSFRAWLASDEGAATMRAAAEDGRNQQQEEK from the coding sequence ATGAGCAGCACCTTTCTCGGCATGCCCGCCGCCCCGCCCCGCTCTCCCTACGGGACGGGCAATCTGCGCGGCGACCGGAAGTTCCCCGCGGCCGCCCACGACGAACTGGGCAACGAGCAGCTGCGCCGCAACCTCGGCAAGGCCACCCGTACCATCCGCGCCAAACGCCTCAACGTCACCGCTGAACTGCCCGATTGGGAGCAGCTGCGCGATGCCGGCTCGGCCATCAAGACCGACACCATGAACCGGCTCCCCGAACTCCTGGAGCAGCTGGAGCGGAAGGTCACCGAGCGCGGTGGCACCGTCCACTGGGCGCGCGACGGCGTCGAGGCCAACGAGATCGTCGCGCGGCTCGTCCGCGCGACCGGATCGAAGGAGGTCATCAAGGTCAAGTCGATGGCCACCCAGGAGATCGGCCTCAACGAGCACCTCGAATCGATCGGCATCACCCCGTACGAGACGGACCTCGCCGAGCTCATCGTGCAGCTCGCCCACGACAAGCCGTCGCACATCCTGGTGCCCGCGATCCATCGCAACCGCGACGAGATCCGGCAGATCTTCCTCAAGGAGATCCCCGGTGTGGATCCGCGGCTCGACAACGTACCCGCCCATCTCGCCGCCGCGGCCCGCGCCTATCTGCGCGAGAAGTTCATGACGACGAAGGTTGCGGTCTCGGGAGCCAACTTCGGGATCGCCGAGACCGGCACCCTGTCCGTCGTCGAGTCCGAGGGCAACGGCCGGATGTGCCTGACCCTGCCCGACACCCTGATCACCGTCATGGGCATCGAGAAGGTGCTGCCGCGCTATCAGGACCTCGAAGTCTTCCTGCAGTTGCTGCCGCGCTCGTCGACCGGGGAGAGGATGAACCCGTACACCTCCATGTGGACGGGGGTGACGCCCGGTGACGGTCCGCAGGACTTCCACCTGGTCCTCCTCGACAACGGACGCACGGCCGCGCTCGCCGACCGGATCGGGCGCGAGGCGCTCAACTGCATCCGGTGCTCGGCCTGTCTGAACGTCTGCCCGGTGTACGAACGCGCCGGCGGCCATGCGTACGGATCGACCTACCCCGGCCCGATCGGTGCGGTCCTCACCCCGCAGCTCGCCGGGATGCACGCCGCCAAGGACGACCCCAACAGCTCGCTGCCGTACGCCTCCAGTCTCTGCGGCGCCTGTTTCGACGCCTGCCCGGTCAAGATCGACATCCCGTCGCTGCTGGTCGAGCTGCGCCACCAGCACACCGAACAGTCCGGTACGACGGCGGAGAAGCTGGCCATGAAGGCGGCGGCCGGCGTGATGAGGAGGCCGAAGCTGTTCACGGCCGCGCAGAAGGCCGCGGGGCTGGGCCGGGTCCTTGCCGGGCGGGACGGGAAGATCTCGCACCTGCCGCCCCCGTTCAACGGGTGGAGCGACAGCCGTGACACCGCGGCGCCGCCGAAGCAGTCCTTCCGCGCTTGGCTGGCGTCGGACGAGGGCGCCGCGACCATGCGGGCCGCCGCCGAGGACGGCAGGAACCAGCAGCAGGAGGAGAAGTGA
- a CDS encoding (Fe-S)-binding protein: protein MRIGLFATCLGDTLFPEAVKSTAVLLARLGHEVVFPPEQTCCGQMHVNTGYQREPVPLVRNFAEQFGDASIDAVVMPSGSCAGSVRHQHEIIAERYGDAALRAGVATVKSKTYELSEFLVDVLGVTGVGAYFPHRVTYHPTCHSLRMLRVGEKPLKLLRAVDSIDLVELPEADSCCGFGGTFAVKNAETSTAMLQDKMRNITSTGAAVCTAGDSSCLMHIGGGLSRIASGTQTLHLAQILSSTRTSPYVLTEAVR from the coding sequence ATGCGTATCGGACTCTTCGCCACCTGTCTGGGAGACACGCTCTTTCCCGAGGCGGTGAAATCCACCGCGGTGCTGCTCGCCCGCCTGGGGCACGAGGTGGTGTTCCCGCCGGAGCAGACCTGCTGCGGCCAGATGCACGTCAATACCGGCTACCAGCGCGAGCCCGTCCCGCTCGTGCGGAACTTCGCCGAGCAGTTCGGCGACGCGTCGATCGACGCCGTCGTCATGCCCTCGGGGTCCTGCGCCGGATCGGTCCGCCATCAGCACGAGATCATCGCCGAGCGGTACGGGGACGCGGCGCTGCGCGCGGGCGTCGCCACGGTCAAGTCCAAGACCTACGAGCTGTCGGAGTTCCTCGTCGACGTCCTGGGCGTCACCGGCGTCGGCGCGTACTTCCCGCACCGCGTCACGTACCACCCCACCTGTCACTCCTTGCGCATGTTGCGCGTGGGTGAGAAGCCCCTGAAGCTGCTGCGGGCCGTCGACTCCATCGACCTCGTCGAGCTTCCGGAAGCCGACTCCTGCTGCGGGTTCGGCGGCACCTTCGCCGTGAAGAACGCCGAGACGTCGACCGCGATGCTTCAGGACAAGATGCGCAACATCACCTCCACCGGGGCGGCCGTGTGCACCGCGGGCGACTCGTCCTGTCTGATGCACATCGGCGGCGGACTCTCCCGTATCGCATCCGGCACCCAAACCCTGCACCTCGCGCAGATCCTCTCCTCCACCCGCACCTCGCCGTACGTCCTGACGGAGGCCGTCCGATGA
- a CDS encoding FadR/GntR family transcriptional regulator has product MPVEWQPVRQSRTHELVLQSIEERVFAGELKAGDRLPPERELAPVLGVSRSALREALRVLETIGVLVAQPGRGPDAGARIVRNPDGALGRLLRLHFALGSYSLEDVLEARVVLERSSFEAAATHASAEDLDEAEQLLVRMAEPDVGVAEFNDLDTRFHVQIARSSGNDLTSTLTSAVRESVRPLILRALEEAEDWPAAAAGLNAEHTELLRLVRAGKGAKAAGLAERHIRSLHGTLVDEKS; this is encoded by the coding sequence ATGCCCGTCGAGTGGCAACCCGTACGGCAGTCCCGTACGCATGAGCTCGTGCTCCAGAGCATCGAGGAGCGGGTGTTCGCCGGAGAGCTCAAGGCCGGGGACCGGCTGCCGCCCGAGCGGGAGCTCGCGCCGGTTCTCGGAGTCAGCAGGTCCGCCCTGCGTGAGGCGCTGCGGGTGCTGGAGACGATCGGAGTCCTCGTCGCCCAACCCGGTCGTGGCCCGGACGCCGGGGCGCGGATCGTACGTAACCCCGACGGCGCCCTCGGCCGGCTGCTGCGACTGCACTTCGCCCTCGGCAGCTACAGCCTGGAGGACGTCCTGGAGGCGCGCGTCGTGCTGGAGCGGTCCAGCTTCGAGGCGGCGGCCACGCACGCTTCCGCGGAGGACCTCGACGAGGCGGAGCAGTTGCTCGTACGGATGGCGGAACCGGATGTCGGTGTGGCCGAGTTCAACGATCTGGACACCCGGTTCCACGTCCAGATCGCCCGCAGTTCCGGCAATGACCTGACCTCCACACTCACCTCCGCCGTACGCGAGTCCGTGCGCCCGCTGATCCTGCGCGCACTGGAGGAGGCCGAGGACTGGCCGGCGGCGGCGGCCGGACTCAACGCCGAGCACACCGAACTCCTGCGGTTGGTGCGCGCGGGCAAGGGAGCGAAGGCGGCCGGTCTGGCCGAGCGGCACATCCGCAGCCTGCACGGCACGCTGGTGGACGAGAAGTCGTAG
- a CDS encoding collagen-like protein, whose translation MLNVVPSTVAIADAIHRSGTGHSTGLPGPNGATSADRDNDHDGRDGRDGDRGPQGPRGQGGPQGPRGQVGPQGPQGVPGEDGVDGVQGAQGVPGVGTQGPQGTQGPSGGVGGPMGPQGPQGFQGVQGVPGLDGLDGVDGVDGAQGPQGDPGVDGTDGVDGAQGGTGPQGGTGPQGGTGAQGGTGAQGVPGVDGTDGTDGLDGAQGADGADGLDGAQGAQGGTGPQGGTGAQGVPGVDGTDGTDGLDGAQGADGADGLDGAQGAQGGTGPQGGTGAQGVPGVDGTDGTDGLDGAQGADGADGLDGAQGAQGGTGPQGANGLNGLNGTDGAQGANGANGLNGTNGAQGANGANGLNGTNGAQGANGANGLNGTNGAQGPQGALGPQGIPGVDGTDGANGAQGAPGATGTQGATGATGPVGPQGPIGTTGGQGVQGPPGLQGVQGPQGTTSLDTYVVTGNVATGVLGVESTALCSPGDVAVGGGYNSDAVTINVTQNAPVFTGSGPATGWQTSATVGLITDSLTSFAICHFEA comes from the coding sequence GTGCTCAATGTTGTCCCGAGCACGGTGGCGATCGCCGACGCGATCCACAGGTCCGGCACCGGGCACAGCACGGGGCTGCCGGGCCCGAACGGCGCCACCAGTGCCGACCGTGACAACGACCACGACGGCCGCGACGGCCGCGACGGCGACCGTGGCCCGCAGGGACCGCGGGGCCAAGGAGGCCCGCAGGGACCGCGGGGACAGGTAGGCCCGCAGGGACCCCAGGGTGTGCCGGGCGAGGACGGCGTGGACGGCGTGCAGGGCGCGCAGGGTGTGCCGGGCGTGGGCACCCAGGGCCCGCAGGGTACTCAGGGCCCCTCCGGTGGCGTCGGTGGCCCCATGGGCCCCCAGGGCCCCCAGGGGTTCCAGGGCGTCCAGGGCGTCCCGGGCCTGGACGGCTTGGACGGCGTGGACGGCGTGGACGGCGCCCAGGGCCCCCAGGGTGACCCGGGCGTGGACGGCACCGACGGCGTGGACGGCGCCCAGGGCGGCACGGGCCCCCAGGGCGGCACGGGCCCCCAGGGCGGCACGGGCGCCCAGGGCGGCACGGGCGCGCAGGGCGTCCCGGGCGTGGACGGCACCGACGGCACCGACGGCCTGGACGGCGCACAGGGTGCCGACGGTGCCGATGGCCTCGACGGCGCCCAGGGCGCACAGGGCGGCACGGGCCCCCAGGGCGGCACGGGCGCGCAGGGCGTCCCGGGCGTGGACGGCACCGACGGCACCGACGGCCTGGACGGCGCACAGGGTGCCGACGGTGCCGATGGCCTCGACGGCGCCCAGGGCGCACAGGGCGGCACGGGCCCCCAGGGCGGCACGGGCGCGCAGGGCGTCCCGGGCGTGGACGGCACCGACGGCACCGACGGCCTGGACGGCGCACAGGGTGCCGACGGTGCCGATGGCCTCGACGGCGCCCAGGGCGCACAGGGCGGCACGGGCCCCCAGGGCGCCAACGGTCTCAACGGTCTCAATGGCACCGACGGTGCCCAGGGCGCCAACGGCGCCAACGGTCTCAACGGCACCAACGGTGCCCAGGGCGCCAACGGCGCCAACGGTCTCAACGGCACCAACGGTGCCCAGGGCGCCAACGGCGCCAACGGTCTCAACGGCACCAACGGTGCCCAGGGCCCGCAGGGCGCCCTCGGTCCGCAGGGCATCCCGGGCGTGGACGGCACCGACGGTGCCAACGGCGCCCAGGGCGCGCCGGGCGCAACAGGTACGCAGGGCGCAACAGGTGCGACGGGCCCCGTCGGTCCGCAGGGCCCCATCGGCACTACCGGCGGCCAGGGCGTCCAGGGCCCCCCGGGCCTCCAGGGCGTCCAGGGCCCCCAGGGCACAACATCACTTGACACCTACGTCGTGACCGGCAACGTCGCGACCGGCGTCCTGGGGGTCGAGTCGACCGCCCTGTGCAGCCCGGGCGACGTTGCTGTCGGTGGCGGATACAACTCCGACGCCGTCACCATCAATGTCACGCAGAATGCGCCGGTGTTCACCGGTAGCGGCCCTGCCACCGGTTGGCAGACCTCCGCCACCGTCGGCCTCATCACCGACTCGCTCACCTCCTTCGCGATCTGCCACTTCGAGGCATAA
- a CDS encoding glycosyltransferase, giving the protein MTSTATPRFSVFTPSHRPRFLDECLTTLQAQTCSDWEWIVLLNNGARWRPEFPDERVRVEIADDVHGVGAAKRRACELARGEILVELDHDDLLAKACLAELAKAFDANPEAVFVYSNTAQITQDGGRDESRFNKEHGWQYEDVSVDRRRLLQAVSMAPTPHNVSYIWYAPNHVRAFRKDVYEKVGGYDATRTVLDDQDLMCRLFQAGDFHHIPRCLYLQRIHPANTQRDPEINAHIQRETVALYDKYIEANALAWTQRRGLFALDLGAAHRKPPGYLGVDQYPGEGVDIVATLPGKLDLPDGSVGLLRAVDFLEHVPAKVPLINELYRLLAPGGMLLTMTPSSDGRGAYQDPTHVSFYNENSFWYYTDNQYRTFVPEIEARFQNSRLVTYYPTDWHSKNNISYVVANLIAVKDGAARCGGLLKV; this is encoded by the coding sequence ATGACGTCGACTGCGACACCGAGGTTCTCCGTCTTCACCCCCAGCCACAGGCCGCGATTCCTCGATGAGTGCCTGACCACCTTGCAGGCACAGACCTGTTCGGACTGGGAGTGGATCGTCCTTCTCAACAACGGCGCCCGCTGGCGTCCGGAGTTCCCCGATGAGCGTGTCCGCGTGGAGATCGCGGACGACGTCCACGGTGTCGGGGCCGCCAAACGAAGGGCCTGTGAACTGGCACGAGGGGAGATCCTCGTGGAGCTCGACCACGACGACCTTCTGGCGAAGGCGTGCCTGGCGGAGCTCGCCAAGGCGTTCGACGCCAATCCCGAGGCCGTTTTCGTGTACAGCAACACCGCGCAGATCACCCAGGACGGCGGGCGGGACGAGAGCCGCTTCAACAAGGAGCACGGCTGGCAGTACGAGGATGTGAGCGTCGACCGCCGTCGGCTGCTGCAGGCTGTGTCCATGGCTCCGACGCCGCACAACGTCTCGTACATCTGGTACGCGCCCAACCACGTTCGGGCGTTCCGCAAGGATGTCTACGAGAAGGTCGGCGGATACGACGCCACCCGTACGGTCCTGGACGACCAGGACCTGATGTGCCGTCTCTTCCAGGCCGGCGACTTCCACCACATCCCTCGCTGCCTGTACCTGCAGCGGATCCATCCCGCGAACACGCAGCGCGATCCGGAGATCAACGCACACATCCAGCGTGAGACGGTCGCCCTGTACGACAAGTACATCGAGGCCAATGCCCTGGCCTGGACCCAGCGCCGCGGATTGTTCGCGCTGGACCTCGGCGCAGCCCACCGGAAGCCGCCCGGCTACCTGGGCGTGGACCAGTATCCGGGAGAGGGCGTCGACATCGTCGCGACCCTGCCCGGGAAGCTCGACCTGCCCGACGGCTCCGTCGGCCTGCTGCGGGCGGTGGACTTCCTCGAGCATGTGCCCGCGAAGGTGCCGCTGATCAACGAGCTGTACCGGCTGCTGGCGCCCGGGGGCATGCTCCTCACCATGACCCCCAGCTCCGACGGCCGCGGCGCGTACCAGGATCCGACACACGTCTCCTTCTACAACGAGAATTCCTTCTGGTACTACACGGACAACCAGTACCGGACATTCGTACCCGAGATCGAGGCCCGGTTCCAGAACTCGCGCCTGGTCACCTACTACCCGACCGACTGGCACTCCAAGAACAACATCTCCTACGTCGTGGCGAACCTCATCGCGGTGAAGGACGGCGCCGCACGGTGCGGCGGACTCCTGAAGGTCTAG
- a CDS encoding tetratricopeptide repeat protein, producing the protein MWTGLAAAAVVGAGAAVWAILSQPAATSESEAKSASRTVAEAQALLNAGLMQSQYQDYSGAATSFKRVVAMDPRNKIAWYNLGVIAQRDGKKADARAAYDKALKIDPSFDSALFNEALLLKSSEPDRSIKLLKRVVAHNSKASTAYLHLGEALAKKGRDDEAQDAFGRAVAADPKLLSFVPEPFQDSASPSPSTSQAGNTE; encoded by the coding sequence TTGTGGACAGGGCTCGCCGCAGCGGCCGTGGTTGGCGCCGGGGCGGCAGTCTGGGCGATCTTGTCCCAGCCGGCCGCCACCTCGGAATCCGAGGCCAAATCTGCGTCCCGGACCGTCGCGGAGGCGCAGGCGCTTCTGAATGCCGGCCTTATGCAGTCGCAGTACCAGGATTATTCCGGGGCGGCCACCAGCTTCAAGCGGGTGGTGGCCATGGATCCGCGCAACAAAATCGCCTGGTACAACCTGGGCGTCATCGCGCAGCGCGACGGCAAGAAGGCTGATGCTCGCGCAGCCTATGACAAGGCGTTGAAGATCGATCCGTCGTTCGACTCCGCCCTTTTCAACGAGGCGCTATTGCTCAAGTCGAGCGAGCCCGACCGCTCCATCAAACTCCTCAAGCGTGTCGTCGCCCACAACTCGAAGGCCTCCACGGCCTACCTGCACCTCGGGGAGGCCCTGGCGAAGAAAGGCCGCGACGACGAGGCCCAGGACGCATTCGGCCGCGCCGTTGCGGCCGACCCCAAGCTGCTCTCCTTCGTACCGGAACCATTCCAGGATTCCGCAAGCCCATCACCGTCAACTAGCCAAGCAGGTAATACCGAATGA
- a CDS encoding S66 family peptidase: MTTPRYRDKPRPGDRIAVISPSSGLPGILPLPYELGLRRLRDEFGLEAVEYPTTRTMGSTPAERAADIHAAFADPEIKAVIASIGGDDQITVLPHLDRGLLRANPKPFFGYSDNTNLLALLRNLGIVGYHGGSVMVELGRPGAMHPLTADSLRAALFTRGTYELTPAKETDHVNRRWEDPRTFDSEPEMRPADDWVWHNADRVVEGPGWGGNLEILGWLLMADREIRPVGDYAGSVLFLETSEEMPPADEVYRILRNMGERGLLQQFPALIMGRAKCWSFAQPLGAEEGDRYRAEQRQAVLRALSEYAPDTMAVLDVDLGHTDPQVVIPYGGNIRVDGTARRIVVTY; this comes from the coding sequence ATGACGACACCCAGGTACCGGGACAAGCCCCGCCCCGGCGACCGTATCGCCGTCATCTCCCCGTCCTCCGGGCTTCCCGGGATTCTTCCTCTGCCCTACGAGTTGGGACTGCGCAGACTCCGCGACGAGTTCGGGCTCGAAGCGGTGGAGTATCCGACGACGCGCACCATGGGGTCGACCCCGGCCGAGCGGGCCGCCGACATCCACGCGGCGTTCGCCGACCCGGAGATCAAGGCCGTGATCGCCAGCATCGGTGGTGACGACCAGATCACCGTCCTCCCGCACCTGGACCGTGGGCTCCTGCGCGCCAATCCCAAGCCGTTCTTCGGGTACAGCGACAACACCAACCTGCTGGCCCTCCTCCGGAACCTGGGCATCGTGGGCTACCACGGCGGGTCGGTGATGGTCGAACTCGGACGCCCCGGTGCGATGCACCCTCTGACCGCAGACTCCTTGCGAGCGGCCCTCTTCACCCGTGGCACCTACGAACTGACTCCTGCCAAGGAGACCGACCACGTCAACCGCCGCTGGGAGGACCCCCGGACCTTCGACTCCGAGCCCGAGATGCGACCCGCCGACGACTGGGTCTGGCACAACGCCGACCGGGTCGTCGAAGGGCCCGGCTGGGGAGGCAACCTGGAGATCCTGGGGTGGCTGCTCATGGCCGACCGCGAGATCCGGCCGGTCGGCGACTACGCGGGCAGCGTGCTCTTCCTGGAGACGTCCGAGGAGATGCCCCCTGCCGACGAGGTCTACCGGATTCTGCGGAACATGGGGGAGCGCGGGCTCCTGCAGCAGTTCCCCGCGCTGATCATGGGGCGGGCGAAGTGCTGGTCGTTCGCGCAGCCGCTCGGCGCCGAGGAGGGAGACCGGTACCGCGCGGAGCAACGGCAGGCGGTTCTGCGCGCGTTGAGCGAGTACGCCCCCGACACGATGGCCGTCCTCGACGTCGACCTCGGCCACACGGACCCGCAGGTGGTGATCCCGTACGGCGGGAACATCCGGGTCGACGGGACCGCCCGCCGTATCGTCGTGACCTACTGA
- a CDS encoding crotonase/enoyl-CoA hydratase family protein, with the protein MTTEHPAVRIERDGPVLTVILSRPEVRNAVDGPTADQLADAFREFESDPDASVAVLWGEGGTFCAGADLKGIGTERGNKVHAEGDGPMGPTRMRLSKPVIAAVSGHAVAGGLELAVWCDLRVAEEDAVFGVFCRRWGVPLVDGGTVRLPRLIGESRAMDLILTGRPVPATEAYAIGLANRLVPTGEARRAAEQLAREIAAFPQLCLRHDRLSVREQHGLSEPDALAAEYRHGLVPLTGGETQAGADRFGGGAGRHGSFDE; encoded by the coding sequence ATGACGACCGAACACCCCGCCGTACGGATCGAGCGCGACGGCCCCGTCCTCACGGTGATTCTCAGCCGCCCCGAGGTCCGCAACGCCGTCGACGGACCGACCGCCGATCAACTCGCGGACGCTTTCCGTGAGTTCGAGTCCGACCCGGACGCGTCTGTCGCCGTCCTGTGGGGCGAGGGCGGCACCTTCTGCGCCGGAGCGGACCTCAAGGGCATCGGCACGGAACGCGGCAACAAGGTCCACGCCGAGGGCGACGGGCCCATGGGACCCACCCGGATGCGGCTGAGTAAACCGGTCATCGCCGCGGTCTCCGGACACGCGGTGGCCGGCGGCCTGGAACTCGCCGTCTGGTGCGATCTGCGGGTCGCCGAGGAGGACGCGGTCTTCGGTGTCTTCTGCCGCCGCTGGGGCGTGCCTCTGGTGGACGGCGGCACGGTGCGGCTGCCGCGCCTGATCGGTGAGAGCCGCGCGATGGACCTGATCCTCACCGGCCGCCCGGTGCCGGCGACGGAGGCGTACGCCATCGGACTCGCCAACCGGCTCGTGCCGACCGGTGAAGCACGTCGCGCGGCGGAGCAACTCGCCCGGGAGATCGCCGCGTTCCCCCAACTGTGTCTGCGTCACGACAGGCTCTCCGTCCGCGAACAGCACGGCCTCTCCGAGCCGGACGCCCTGGCGGCAGAGTACCGGCACGGCCTGGTTCCGCTGACCGGGGGGGAAACCCAGGCCGGGGCAGACCGGTTCGGCGGCGGTGCGGGCCGCCACGGGTCGTTCGACGAGTGA